GGCCAAGGTATTCATGGCACGCGATGGCGTCTTCAAGGGCGTCGATGTCGCGCTGCATTGGCACCCGGCCAGCAGCAATTCCGCGGGCGATCGCTCGTGTTTGTCCCGGATTGCGGCCAAATTCCGCTTTTATGGCAAAGCCTCGCACGCCGCCGGTTCGCCGGAGCAGGGGCGTTCCGCGCTCGATGCCGTGGAGTTGACGTGTCACGCGGCGGAATTGATGCGGGAACACACGCCCGATCGCACCCGCATTCATCATGTCATCACCAGTGGCGGCGGTGCGGCGAATGTCGTGCCGGAATTCGCCGAGGTGTTTTTCTACGTTCGCCATCCCAAATCGACGGTCGTTTCGGAATTGTATCCGCGTCTGAAGAAGTGTGCCGAGGCCGGGGCGTTGGCCACCGAAACCAAGCTCGAAATCGAATATCTCGGTGGCACGATGGAACTGCTGCCCAATCAGGTGCTGGCGAAAGCGGTTCGCCGCAACTTGGAGCAGCTCAACGATTTGCAATACGATGACGCCGAGACGCAATTCGCACTTCGGCTGCAAGAAACCTTCAGCGTGAAAACGCCGTTGACGGCCATTCGCACGGTGACGGATGTTTCCGGTGTCGTCGGCATGGGCTCCACCGATGTCGGCGATGTCTCGTGGGTGGTGCCCACGGTCGGATTCAGCACCGCCACCTGGGTGCCCGGCACTCCAGCGCATTCCTGGCAAGCGGTCGCCTGTGGCGGCACCACCATCGCCCGCAAGGGGATGAATCTGGCGGCCCGCACGCTGGCGGCATCGGCGGTCGATCTGTTCCAATCACCGAAATTGGTGGCCGATGCCAAGGCCGAGCATCAGGAACGCCGCGAAGGGGTGCCGTATCAGCCGCTCTTGGAAAAAGGCCAGAAACCACCGCTGAATTATCGCAATCCCCCGAAATCGGGCCTGATTCGCTCCGGCGAATAACCCCAACTACTCCCCATCTCGCTCGCCGATCCGCCCGCAGTCATTCCAACTCCGCCCAAGCTCGCGGATGGCCGCCGCTGTCGCAAGCGGTTGCTGGGGCGGCACATCGGGCGGGATGCGGCAAGGCGAGGGCGGGAGCGGGCGGCTGGGTGGCGGCAAAATCCGAAAATGCTTGCAAATGGGGATGGTTGTCTTTACGAATAGCATGATCACCGTCACTCGAATCGGGAACGCCCCATGCACGCATTGCTCCGCCAGGCTCAGCAACTCGCCGTCAAATTCGGGAACCAGGCCGCACGTTCTGTCGTCCGGTCGATCATCACCACGGCGGTTCCCATTGGTGGTTCCTCGCTGGCGAATCTGGTCGGCTCGCTGTTCGATGCCACCTCGGAAGCCGATCTGCCACCGATGAGCGTGGCCGACCAAGCCCGCGTGGAGAGCATTCTCGCCGCCTGCGAAGGCAATCTCAGCGATTTGGGCGAACGCATTGCCGAG
This DNA window, taken from Tuwongella immobilis, encodes the following:
- a CDS encoding amidohydrolase, whose translation is MPRWNRAMLAGIILVSFTQVVMAQKDAIVAEVGKRSDRAWANAQQIWQWAEPGYQESKSAQLLSGELERAGFRVERGVAGIPTAFVATIGQGAPVIGILGEYDALPDLSQEAVPFRKPRGEGGYGHACGHHLFGVASAEAAIAVGTAIRDGKINGTLKFFGCPAEEGGAAKVFMARDGVFKGVDVALHWHPASSNSAGDRSCLSRIAAKFRFYGKASHAAGSPEQGRSALDAVELTCHAAELMREHTPDRTRIHHVITSGGGAANVVPEFAEVFFYVRHPKSTVVSELYPRLKKCAEAGALATETKLEIEYLGGTMELLPNQVLAKAVRRNLEQLNDLQYDDAETQFALRLQETFSVKTPLTAIRTVTDVSGVVGMGSTDVGDVSWVVPTVGFSTATWVPGTPAHSWQAVACGGTTIARKGMNLAARTLAASAVDLFQSPKLVADAKAEHQERREGVPYQPLLEKGQKPPLNYRNPPKSGLIRSGE